In Monodelphis domestica isolate mMonDom1 chromosome 4, mMonDom1.pri, whole genome shotgun sequence, one DNA window encodes the following:
- the LOC103095196 gene encoding calsequestrin-1-like, whose amino-acid sequence MDQHLTSSLDELVEHELRKFKRKLYHIALKKCYKPIPWGKLEPAHCDDLAQMLVKYYGEKYALEVTLKVLKAIHQQDVADMLLKKIQQEGSDENDDDKDESDEGESDEDDTDDDEEDESDEDDETDDDEEE is encoded by the exons ATGGACCAGCATCTGACCAGTTCTCTGGATGAACTTGTGGAACATGAGCTGAGGAAATTTAAGAGGAAACTATACCACATCGCACTCAAGAAATGTTATAAGCCCATTCCTTGGGGGAAATTGGAACCTGCCCACTGTGATGATCTTGCTCAAATGCTGGTCAAGTATTACGGAGAAAAGTATGCCCTGGAGGTTACCTTGAAGGTTCTGAAAGCCATCCACCAGCAAGATGTGGCCGACATGCTCCTTAAGAAAATCCAGCAGG aAGGAAGTGATGAGAATGATGATGACAAAGATGAAAGTGATGAGGGTGAAAGTGATGAAGATGACACAGATGATGACGAAGAGGATGAAagtgatgaagatgatgaaacGGATGATGATGAAGAGGAGTAA